The Cucumis melo cultivar AY chromosome 5, USDA_Cmelo_AY_1.0, whole genome shotgun sequence genome has a segment encoding these proteins:
- the LOC103493435 gene encoding protein FLX-like 4, whose protein sequence is MSSRETLQPLYNGRPVKAPGLMRHGPFPGSDSAVGHKSLELLEDKLAVQTSDIEKLARENHKLATAHVTLRQELVGAEKEIQTVRAHIRSIQTESDIQMRVLLDKIAKMEASIEAGEGLKKDLQQAHMEAQSLVKDKQELTFQIQQATQELNKTESDIKNLPNLHAELEDLRKEHQRLRATFEHEKGRNIEQVEQMKATEMNLIALAREVERLRAEALNVEKRAYAPNAYGGAYTRLDPSYPPHMPSANGYVDMYGRSQVVMAPVVSGDSQFSHSIDHGSAPAGTSAGVAAPIGSNAAWETRFDPSIPRR, encoded by the exons ATGTCCTCGAGGGAAACACTTCAACCACTATACAATGGGCGTCCTGTTAAGGCTCCAGGGTTGATGCGCCATGGTCCATTTCCTGGATCAGATTCTGCTGTTGGTCACAAGTCTCTTGAATTACTAGAGGACAAATTAGCTGTACAGACATCTGACATAGAAAAACTTGCAAGGGAAAATCATAAGTTGGCAACTGCTCATGTCACTTTGAGGCAAGAGCTTGTGGGTGCCGAGAAAGAAATACAAACCGTGCGAGCACATATTCGAAGCATTCAAACTGAAAGTGATATTCAGATGAGAGTATTGCTAGATAAGATTGCAAAAATGGAAGCAAGTATTGAAGCGGGAGAGGGGCTGAAGAAGGATTTGCAGCAGGCCCACATGGAGGCTCAAAGCTTGGTCAAAGACAAACAAGAATTAACCTTCCAAATTCAACAAGCAACCCAGGAGTTGAATAAAACAGAGTCTGATATTAAGAATCTACCCAATTTACAtgctgagctcgaggatttGAGGAAAGAACACCAAAGGTTGAG AGCTACATTTGAGCATGAAAAAGGTAGGAACATTGAACAAGTAGAGCAAATGAAAGCAACAGAAATGAATCTGATTGCCCTTGCAAGGGAAGTAGAGAGGTTGCGAGCCGAGGCTTTGAATGTGGAGAAACGGGCATACG CACCAAATGCATATGGTGGTGCGTACACACGTTTGGATCCTTCGTACCCACCTCACATGCCCAGTGCCAATGGCTATGTTGACATGTATGGAAGGTCACAAGTTGTAATGGCTCCTGTGGTGTCAGGAGACAGTCAATTTTCGCATTCCATTGATCATGGCTCAGCCCCAGCTGGAACGAGCGCTGGTGTGGCTGCCCCCATTGGTAGCAATGCTGCCTGGGAAACAAGGTTTGATCCATCCATTCCTCGAAGATGA